In the Tenuifilum sp. 4138str genome, AAGTTCTCGGATATAGTGCTTAACTACATACTCAAGCGGGAGAATATGCACCTGCTTTTTGTTCTTATCGATTCCCGCCTTGAACCTCAGGATATCGACATCCAGTTTATTAACTGGCTTGGAGTTAACCAGGTTCCATTTGCCCTTGTTTTCACCAAAACCGATAAAGTTTCCAGCATGGTGCTTGAGCAGAACATTGAGCTGCACAAAAAAGTGCTACATGAATCGTGGGAGGAACTACCTCCAATTTTTACAACATCGTGTGTAACTCGCACAGGACGTGAGGATGTGCTAAATTACATTGACCAGGTTTTTCGGGAAGCAAAAATAACTCATTGCCAGGTGTAGAACATGAGCTATAAAATTTGTAAATTTGCGAGCATTAACGGAAAAAAATCCTAAAATGCACAGCAAACACCAAATAAAGTTCTTCACCGGACGTAGTTCGCGTTACCTTGCCGAAAGAATAGCTCAAAGTTTTGGAATTCCACTCGGAAAATCAACCCTAACTGTTTTCAGCGATGGTGAGTTTCAACCCTCATTCGATGAGTCGGTTAGGGGATGTACAGTTTTTATCATTCAGTCAACCTTTCCACCGGTTGATAATCTTTTCGAGTTGCTGCTGATGATTGATGCCGCTCATAGAGCCTCAGCGTATAAGGTGGTGGCTGTGATGCCCTACTTTGGTTGGGCAAGGCAGGATCGTAAGGATAAACCCCGTGTTGCCATTGGCGCAAAGTTGGTTGCCAATATGCTTGTTGCAGCAGGTGCCGATCGTGTAATGACCATGGACCTACATGCTGACCAGATTCAGGGCTTTTTCGATGTGCCGGTTGATCATCTTTACGCGTCATCAATATTTGTACCCTATATCAAAAGCCTTAATTTGGAAAACATTGCGATTGCTGCTCCCGATATGGGTGGAGCAAAGCGTGCTAACGCATACTCTCGATTCCTAAACTCATCGCTGGCTGTTTGCCACAAGAACCGCGAGAAAGCAAATCAGGTAGGCGAGATGACTGTTATTGGCGATATTGAGGGTAAGCATGTAATTATTCTGGACGATATGGTGGATACCGCCGGTACCCTTACCATGGCTGCCGATTTGATGATGGGTAAAGGGGCAGCATCGGTACGAGCTTTTGCTACGCATCCCGTTCTTTCAGGCTCTGCCTATGAGCGCATTCGCGACTCAAAGCTTACCGAACTGGTTGTAACCGATACCATACCCCTGCGTACCGATAAGGATACTTCCAAAATTAAGGTGCTTTCGGTTGCTGAGTTTTTTGCCGATGTTATCAATAAGGTATACAACTACCAGTCAATCAGCGAAAAGTTTATCATTTAGTTTTAAATATTTTTTACTATCTTTGCAGCCCATTTCCCTCATGATAGGGTACGATGGGGGGCTGGTTATGTGATTGAGGGACAGCCCTGAGTAGTATCTAAGTAATAACAAAAATTATCAAGAGTAAATGAAAACAATTGAACTTTCAGCAGCCCCTAGAACCGAAACCGGTAAAAAAGCTGCTAAGCACAGCCGCAAGTCGGAGCTTGTACCCGCCGTTATTTACGGTGCTGGTGAGAACATTATGATTTCGTTAGGCGAGAAGGAACTCAAGAAGGTGATTTACACACCTATTGTTTACCTTGTAAAGCTTAACGTTGATGGTAAAATGCACGATGCCATTATTAAAGAGGTTCAGTACCACCCTGTTACCGATAAGATTCTACACGTTGACTTCCTTAAGGTTTCGGAGAACAAACCTATAACCATTGGGTTGCCAGTTAACCTGGTTGGACAGGCTGAGGGTGTTAAGGCTGGTGGTAAACTTTTGCAGGTAGTGCGCAAAATTAGGGTAAAAGGTTTAGCTAAGGACCTGCCCGATGCCATCTCCATTGATGTTACCCATCTTGGAATTGGCAAGAGCATTATGGTTGCTGAACTCAGTTTTGATAAGTTTACTGTGGTTGAGCCTAAGAGCATGGTGATTGCTACCATTAAATCGACCCGTGCTGCTCGCGAAGCTCAGCAGGAACAAGCTAAATAAGTAGTTCAGAGTTGAAGTATTTAATTACCGGGTTAGGGAATATTGGAAGTGAGTATTCCAACACCCGACATAATGTAGGATTTATGGTGTTGGACGCTCTTGCTAAGGCGTCCAACATTACTTTTGCCGATGCCCGCTACGGCTTTGTTGCTCAGCACAAGCATAAAGGGCGGACATTTGTACTCCTTAAACCCTCAACCTACATGAACCTTAGCGGTAAAGCGGTAAACTACTGGTTGCAAAAGGAAAATATCCCATTGGAAAACCTCTTGGTGGTAGTTGACGATATTGCCTTACCCCTTGGCACAATTAGGTTAAGGCCTAAAGGTAGCGACGGTGGCCATAACGGGTTGAAGAATATAAACGAAGTGCTGGGCACACAGGATTATGCCCGTCTTCGTTTTGGAATTGGTAATGGATTTAGTCGTGGCCGCCAGGTCGATTACGTTTTGGGTGAGTGGATCGATGAGGAGCTGAAGGTTCTGCCCGAACGGCTAACGTTGGCCGGCGAGGCTGTGCTTGCCTTTGGCACAATTGGTATTGAACGCTCCATGAACCTTTACAATAGCCGATAGAATGCCGACCATGAGGGTTGATAAGTGGTTGTGGTTTGTGAGGGTGTTTAAAACAAGAACCCTTGCTACCGAGTATTGCCGCAAAGGTCGCGTAACCCGTAATGGGATTGAGCTAAAACCCTCGCAGGATATTAATGTAGGGGATACACTAAAGGTTCGAAAACCCCCGGTAACCTATACATTCAGGGTGAAGGACCTACCCAAAAACAGACTTGGCGCTAAGCTGGTTGAATCGTATATGGAAAACTTAACTCCTCCCGAGGAACTACAGAAACTTGACCCATCGTTCATGGCATTCAACATACACCGCGAACGCGGAACGGGCCGCCCCACCAAAAAGGAACGTCGCGAGATTGATGAACTATTCGATTCCGGTTTCGGGGGCTTTGATTGGGATAGCTTTGAGCCTGATGCCGACGATGAATCCAATGAGTAAGGAGCCTTTTGATTCAAGCTATTACTCACTGCTGTATTGTTACATTTCCTTTAAGCCATCAACCCTCTTTTTTGTATACCGATGTGATTTCAGCGATAAATAGTCTATGGAAATCGCTTTTAGGGTAGTGCTTACTGATGATTTCCTTATCGAGAAAGTTCTCGGGTTTGATATCATCGATATAAAGTTTTCGGCATTCAATCACCAGTCGGGCTTCCTGAAAGGCTATGGCCTTAAGCGATTCGGCAATGGTTAATCCCGCTGCCTTTGTTTTATCGATATCGCGACCCGATTTGCTGCCACATAGCTCCAGTGCCGAACGCCATTTCTCTTCAAAAAAGTTGAGGGTGAAGTAATCGTTTTGCTCCACAAACTGTAATGTGTAGCGCTGAGGGCGGATGAATACGAATGCTACCGGTTTATTCCATAGAATTCCAAATCCTCCCCACGAGGCTGTCATGCTGTTATGTTTTTCCTTGCTGCCAGCAAGTATTAGCATCCATTGATTGTCGAGCAGGTCGAAGGTGTTTTCATCTAACTCGAAAGGCGAAATGAACTTGTAATTTTTTGGTTCCATATCAATTTTTGTTTAAGGTCAGTCAATAGGAATTCCCAGGTAGTTTCGAACCAGCAAGCCTATTCCAAAAGTTAGCGCTGAAACTCCTAAGCTAATAACAACCATTTCAAGGAACCTATGCTTAAAGTTGAGGTTTTTAGCTACTGCAATGTAGAAGTTGAAGGCGAAAATGATGGCTATTGCAAGCAGTAGTGTTGTTGCTAGGGCTAGCATGTAGCTTGTGAGCAGTAGAAAAGGGCTAATCAGTATTGCAACGGTAAATATATAAGCCAAACCAGTATAAATAGCCGATTTACCCGCGTGTCGGTCATCATTTTCAGTTTTAACGGAAAGGTACTGCGATGCAGCCATTGAGAGCGAAGCGGCAATACCGGTAATAAGTCCGGCAACTGCAATGAGTCGGGTGTTTTGCATGGCAAGGCTAAAGCCAGCTAAAGCACCAGTTAGTTCCACCAGCGCATCGTTAAGTCCAAGAACCATTGAGCCAGCATAATCAAGCCTCTCTTCCTGAATTAATGCAATTAGCTGGTCTTCATGTTCCTCTTCGGATTTTTTTACGGCTTCGGCTTCGGGCATGTAGGGTATTACTCGTTCGTAAACATCCTGAATTTTTGCCTCCTGTCGCTCCATAAGCCTTAAGGCGAATGTAAGCCCAAGTATTTTCCCGCAAATGGTGAAAAACCATACTACAGTTTTTTGAGGGGCTACATCAACCCCCGATATCTGTTTGAAAATATTGTAGTGTTTGAGTTCCTCACCAGCAATTTTTGCTAAAACAGTTTTATTGTTCTTGTCGTTTGTTGATTTGGCCAGATTCTTATAAACCTGGTAGCCTGTAATTTCCTCTCGCTGGAATAGTTTTGCATGCTTTACAAGTTCTTCTCTAGTCATTGGTTAGTATTTACTTTTTGTTGAAGTATTGTTTTAGCTTTGCCACAGTACTGGCTATGGTTTCGGCATTGGTTTGCTGAACGGTATTTTCCGGAAGCAATACCGAAACAAATGAGAGTCCGGTATGGTTGGTATTGTACCGGGCTACAATTTCGCTGCCGCTCATATGGAACTGGGTTACACCTTTCTGTGCTAGCTCTAAGATATTACTGTGATTAATCCCTCCTCCGGCAATTAGGGCTATTTTGTTACCTCCCTCGGCAATTAATTGCCTTATCAGGTCTAAGCCATCAACGGCCTTGTTTTTTTGCCCTGACGTTAGTAGGAAATTGCATCCACATTCGATAATTTCATCTAGTGCTTTGAAAGGTTCGGGCATTATGTCGAAGGCGCGGTGAAAGGTAAAGGTCATTGGTTTGGCTGCCCAAACCAGTTCTTTAGTTCTTCCCTTATCAAGAGTACCATTCGCCCGGAGTATACCGCTAACAACCCCTTTTACCCCAAGTTTTTTACATACCTCAATATCGCGGAGCATTTGGCGGAATTCCATTTCGGAGTATACAAAGTCGCCTGGGCGGGGACGAATAAGAACGTGAACCGGAATATCTAGCTGGTTAAGGGTTTCGGCAATGCATCCAAACGATGGGGTGGTACCCCCAACGTAAAGGTTCTCACAGAGTTCTATTCGATTTGCTCCGCCTTTTTGAGCGTTAATGGCACTCTCTACAGAGTTGGCGCAAACCTCAAGGGTAAACATCGTTTACTGCTTTAGTGCTGAAAGTAGCTGTTCGCCAAGGTTTATGCTATAACCCGAAGAATGATATACTATCTCTCCGTTGTTGTTCACAACAAGAACAACAGGGTATTCCAGCTGTTTGCCAACTGCCTGCCCTACCTTAGCCTCAAATTGACCATTTATATCGTTCCCGAGGGTAATGGTATTGGGGTAGGGCTTTCCATCGAAAATGGATGTCAAATCGGTTTTTGCCGATTTGCCACTTGCCAGAATAAGGGCAATACTATTTCCTATGCCACTAAACTCGCTACTTAGGCTGCTGATATCGCGAAGCAAATGCTTTGTAGGTTCAGCAAGCGGGTCGATGATGGCGACTATTGCTGGTTTATCCTTGGTAATCTGTTCAATTGTTTGGGGGTTCTGGATAAAAGGTATGGTGATATCGGTGCTAATGGTTCCCAAAACCATTTTCTCGGTTTGGGTTGATGGGATGGTTAGTGTAAATTGTATCTTTTTGCCACTTTCAACCCTGACGTAGTAAACATTGCAGTTAACAGCTCCCGATTTATGCCTGTTACCGGTTACTATCCGGTAAAAACCCTCTGGGAGTTCAAGTGCTGCAGGGAATTTGTTGAATAAAGGACTTTCCTCATAATCAAGGGTTGAGTACTTTCCCTTTTCGAACCGTGCAATGGTGAAGTGTGTGTAGTACTTTAGCTGTTCAACAGCCGAGTTTTTATCGAGGTTGATAATTAGCATTCCGGTTGGTGTTGTGGCCTGTGTCTCTTTTTCATCGGCGATATTTACATCAATCCACTTCCCTTTCATGAAGTACTGAGGTTTTTTTGATGCTGGCTCCAATCGGGCAGCTATTCCAAAACTGCGACATGCTGCTACAAAGAAAATAGCCATGGAATATTCATCGGCGCGGCGAATCCGGTAAACGCTTTCAGGGCTTAACAGCACACGGTAGTAATTGCTTTCCGTGTCAAGTGTTACAAACTCTTTAATCCATTGGGCAATGTTTTGAGGATTGTTGCGGAAAAAACCAATCTCCTCAAAGGTAAATGCATCCTGCAAGAAACTACGCCAGGGCGTAATAAATTCCCGGCCAATCCGGGGCGAAAGAATGTAACTGTCAAACTCTTTAACCATGCGGCTTTCAAGCAGGGCAGGGAAAGAATCGATTCGCGAAAGGTGGTCGAAAAGTACATCAGTGGTAATATCGCGTAAATCCTTTTCCCGAAGAGTTGAAAGCAAGGCCACTCCAACTGAGATGTCTTTAGTGTCCAAGTTCTTTATGTAGTTGTAAATCTCATTCCAGTTGCCGCGGCTTTTTGAAAGCCATTTCCATGTTTCATCAATACTGATACCCTTTTCCATGGCCAAATTGGCTGCTGAAGCCGAGTCAATAAAGGTGCTTATGTAATTACTACGAATTTCATTCCCCTGTTTAACCCTGCGGTTGTGTTCATCGGCTGTACTTTCATCGTATGGTGGAATAGTTTGTTCGTCGGGTGGGGTAAGGGTTAAGGAAAGGTTAGTAAAAGGGATTTCCTTTTTGAGTGTTAGGTAAATATCGTTTTGGTTTCTGTCGGCCTTGGAAAAGGCATAGGTGTTATCCTTTTGTGCCCAAATCATCAAGTCGCCAATCCCTGTGGTTAAAGTACACAAGCCATTTGCATTGGTTTGCAGGGTGGCTATGGGGTAAAACTCGGCGTAGTTGTAAAGCTGGTATTCAACCTTTGCGCCCTCAACCGGGTTCCCGGTGCTATCGGTTACGGTAACGGTGAGTTTACGGGTAGGGGCATAGTTAGGCATAAGGTTAATCTCAGTGTAAAAGTTGGTTTGTTTAAGTTGTTCCTCAGGGCCATTGTATTTGCCAAAAACAAAAGTACGTGTCATCATGGCTCGTTTGGCAGGTCCTGCAAACCATCCACGGTCGAGTTCAGGCTCAGGTTCGCATGCGCCTAAGAAGTGCCATTTACCATCGACCCATACCTCCACCCAGGCGTGATTGTCGTCGGTGTGAGCCCAACGGGGTGAGTAGACCTGACGTGCTGGTATGCCCACTGAGCGATAGGCTGCTACTGCAAATGTCGATTCCTCGCCACAGCGGCCAAAGGCTGAACGAACGGCTGTTAGCGGCCCACATGTGCGCTCATCGGTCGATTGGTAGGTAACCTTCTCGTGGCACCAGTAATTAACCTCAAGCGCAGCCTGGTATGTATCGAGGCCCAGAAGGCGCTCCTTTAGTTCCTCAAAGAAAATCTCGCGGGCGTTATCGGTGTACTCGTTGTTAACCCTGTAAGGTAGGACAAAGTGAAGGAATATATCAGCTGGCACTTTCCTTGCCCACTTAAATTCTTTCCGCGCTTTTAGCGCTAGCTGAACGTTCTTCAGAACATACTCTGGTGAGTGCATTGCTAAATCGCTTAGTGGCATGTATGCGTAAAGAAACTCAAACCCTTCGCGCTCTTTAGTGGTAAGTTCTGAGTTGATTATTTTGTAAATGGATGAATCGTAGGCAGCAATTAGCTTGACCCTTTCCTCGAATTGGGCATGAACCTCTTTGCGTTTATCGCTGCCTTTGATGAGGTGGCGGTTAAGAATGGTATCGCAGGAGCTAAGGATTATAAGCAGCAATGCGCTGATAGTTACAATCTTCTTCATGTTGTAAGCTGTTTGTAATCAAAAAATAAATGTAAGTAATTTTTTCGATTCAAACCTAAAGGTGTTGGGTAAATTGTGATTTTATGGTAAAATAAAAGGAAACTGCCTCAAAAAGATTTTTTATTCAGGCTAAGTATTGAACGCAATGCTAAGATAGGTTCAAAACGGTTGCCCTTTATCTTTTTGAGGCAGCATTGTGTGGTTAATGTGTTGTTTTACTGCGCTTTGAGTGTTTCTCTGATTTTTGCTTCAATCTCGTTTGATAGTTCTGGATTATCGAGCAGGAGCTGGCGAACAGCATCGCGGCCTTGACCCAGTTTGGTTTCGCCATAGCTGAACCATGAGCCGCTTTTCTTGATGATATTCAGTTCAACGCCAAGGTCAATAATTTCACCTGTTTTGGATATTCCCTCACCAAAAATAATATCGAACTCGGCTTTGCGGAATGGGGGCGCAACTTTGTTCTTAACAATTTTAACCCTAACGCGGTTACCGGTCGATTCCTCTCCATCCTTAAGTTGGTTCAGCTTACGGATATCAACACGAACCGAAGCGTAGAACTTGAGGGCATTCCCACCGGTGGTAGTTTCAGGATTGCCAAACATTACGCCAATTTTGTCGCGTAGCTGGTTGATGAAAATACAGCAGGTGTTGGTTTTGCTGATGGTGGCAGTGAGCTTACGCAACGCTTGCGACATCAGTCGGGCTTGAAGGCCCATCTTGCTATCGCCCATATCGCCTTCAATTTCAGCTTTAGGGGTAAGGGCAGCCACCGAGTCGATTACAATGATGTCAATTGAGCCTGAGCGGATAAGGTTATCGGCAATTTCAAGGGCTTGCTCACCGTTATCGGGCTGGGCAAAAAGTAGATTCTCCACATCAACGCCAAGCTTCTCGGCATAGGTGCGGTCAAAAGCATGTTCCGCATCGATGATGGCGGCAAGGCCGCCTTGCTTTTGAGCCTCGGCAATGGCGTGGATGGCAAGAGTGGTCTTACCCGACGATTCGGGGCCGTAGATTTCAACCACTCGCCCACGGGGATAACCACCAACCCCAAGGGCTGCATCGAGCGCTATTGACCCTGATGAGATGACTGGCACTTCCGATACGGCTTTATCGCCAAGCCTCATTATTGAACCCTTACCAAAATCCTTCTCAATTTTATCGATTGTCGATTGAAGGGCTTTTAGCTTTTCCTTGTTAATTTCCTTGCGTTCCTTGTTTTCAGTTGCTTCCATTTACTTATTTATTTCGGATAGTATTTGTTTTACGTGTTCCTTGGTATCAACCTTATTAAAAACATGTGTGATAGTGCCATTTTCATTTATCACATATGTTGTGCGGAGAATACCAAAGTATGCTTTACCGTACATCTTTTTCTCACCCCATGCTCCATACTTTTCGGCAATCGCATGGTCTACATCGGCTATTAAGCGGAAAGGCAGGTTGTATTTATGAATAAAATTTTGATGCGATTTCTCGGAATCGGGGCTAACGCCAACCACTTCCATGCCTAAGCTCTGTAAATCATCATAACCATCGCGTAAGCTGCAAGCTTCAGCGGTACAACCGCTGGTGTTGTCCTTGGGGTAAAAGTAAAGGATTAACTTTTTTCCCTTAAAATCCGATAGTTTAATGGTTTTACCATCCTGATCCTTCCCAGTGAAATCAGGAGCCAAATCGCCTGGTTTTAAGATTGTTGTCGCCATAGTAATCTGTTTGTAAAGTTAATTTTTTGTTTGTTAAATGGAAATGCCTTAGGCATTTATTTATTAACAAGCTGCAAGGTGTTTGGTTTTAAAAAATGAAAGTTAGTTAACCTCAACAAAAAAAGTTCATATCCTTTTGTAAACTATGCGATAAATGCTCTTTTTAATCCTGGGCAAATACTTTATCTTTTTCAATGTCATTATAAAGATATTCAGTTACCGGCAAACGGGACAATCCACTCATCGGGGTAAAAAATATTCAGTGCAGGCTTGAATTGATGGTTTTAAATTTGGCTAATTCTATAATAGGACTAAAAATCGGGTACATAAAAGAAGTAACCTAACCCAATGGTGAATAGGTAATTGCCAACAATTGCATGTTCTAATGATACTACTAGTATTGAGCGATGTTTAAAGTAGCTATATGCCCAAACAAAACCAATTATGGTAGCACCAGCAACAGCTATCCAGTTTCTAAATATTATATGAAGTAATCCAAAAAGAATCCCATTTAATGTGATAACAATTTTATCATTTTTGAAAAGGGGTGTGTATCGGTGGAAGAAAAACCCACGGTATATAACTTCCTGCGTAAAGGCTGACCAAATGGGGTAAAAAACCATGATTAGTAGCCAAAGTTCTGTCCTATGTAATGGTAAGTAAAAGATTTGCTCACTAGGAAGGAAGATAAAACTAAGTAAACTTATTGCCAGTAGCGAAATGAGAATACGCAAGCTAAGCGTTCTCCAGCTTCTGTATCCATTAAATCCAAACGATTTTTTACTAAACGATTTGGTGGTTAGTAAATAAAATAGTGCAATTAAAAACACTACTAAAAGCGGAATGCTTTTGGGTAATTTCAGGTTGTTGAAGTAGAAAGCTACAGGTAGCCCAACAAAAAGGGCAGCCAGTTCAATCCACCGAACAATTTTTGGAATCGGTGCCATTACTGGAAATGGTTATTTGGGTAATTCAACAATTGCTGTTGTCCCTTTGTTTGGTTCGGAGATAAATTTAAGGTTGCCTTTTAGCTTGTTGGTTAACTCTTTGCAGGTAAACAGACCTATTCCAGTACCTTTTTCGTTATCGGTTCCTCTGCTTGATTGATAATTCTTAAAAAGATTTTTAAGCTGTTCGGCTGTCATACCAATACCATTATCAACAATTTTGATGGAAAGGGTAGTGGGCTCATTGCTAACCTGGATTTTTATTTCACCTTCCGGGTAAGTGAACTTTATGGCGTTTGAAACCAGATTACGAATGATGACAGCCAGCATATCGGGGTCGGTGTTTACCATAAGTTCAACGGGAACTTCTTCTGTTAGCGTGATTCGTTTTTTTTGCCAAATGGGGCGCAGAACGTTTACCTGCTTTTGTATCAGGGAGTCTATTGGGATTTCCCTGTATTTGGGCTCAATGGCATTGGAGTTTAGCTTTGCCCAGTTTAGAAGATTCTCGGTTAAATCATAAAGGTTGTGGGCAAGGTCGTTTAGCAGCTGAAGGCGAAGCTGAAAATACTCCTTGTTTTCAAAATCGTCCTCAAAGTTCATCAGCATAAGGTCAGTTATTCCCAGAAAGGCGTTGAATGGACTTTTAAGGTCGTGCGACACAATAGAGAAAAGCTTTGAAAGCGATTGGTTCATTTCCTTTAGCTGCTGGTTCTGTTTTTCCAGCTCCTGTTGTTTGATAATAAGCTGATTCTTAAGTTCCCTGTTTTGCTTGAGTACAGCCGATAGGGGCACACTTTCGCCCTCCTGTTGCATTTCTGTGGGCTGCGACCAATGCCCGTGAATAATTTTCCACTCACCCTTTTCTTTACGAAGAATGGCAGTTGTTCTATTGTTTG is a window encoding:
- a CDS encoding ATP-binding protein, with amino-acid sequence MENEVKQAYLKYFEDYVQRKLEDTLNAFSPDFNMIGTGVDEFSVTYQHSTELFRREFAQAPEPFTYQFKTLKVCPITADSAYVMGLVDMKFLLPTGEFEYTNNRTTAILRKEKGEWKIIHGHWSQPTEMQQEGESVPLSAVLKQNRELKNQLIIKQQELEKQNQQLKEMNQSLSKLFSIVSHDLKSPFNAFLGITDLMLMNFEDDFENKEYFQLRLQLLNDLAHNLYDLTENLLNWAKLNSNAIEPKYREIPIDSLIQKQVNVLRPIWQKKRITLTEEVPVELMVNTDPDMLAVIIRNLVSNAIKFTYPEGEIKIQVSNEPTTLSIKIVDNGIGMTAEQLKNLFKNYQSSRGTDNEKGTGIGLFTCKELTNKLKGNLKFISEPNKGTTAIVELPK